The Polaribacter sp. KT25b genome contains the following window.
TGAGTTTTATTATTATCTACTTCTTTTAGCACACTTATAATCAACGCTTTCTCGTTTTCTTTTTTAGAAAACTTATTTGATAAGATATTACTTTCTTTAACTTTAGTTAATTCACTAGGTAAAACATCAACATCAATAATTTCTGATTTGGTTAATAAAGTTGCTCTTTTTACAACATTAGATAATTCGCGCAAATTACCTGGCCATTGATAATTTTGAAAAATGGTTAACACCTCTTTAGAAAAACCTATTACCGATTTATTTAGCTGTTTGTTTGCCTTATTTAAAAAGAAATCGGCATATAAAATTAGATCATCGGTTCTATCTTTTAAATTAGGCACTTTAATAGAAAACTCATTTAAACGATGATACAAATCTTCTCTAAAATCTCCTTTTTCAACTGCTGTAAGCAAATCTTCATTTGTTGCCGTAATTAAACGAATATCAACTTCAATTTCTTTACTACTGCCAATAGGTTTAATTCTTCTTTCTTGCAATGCACGTAACAATTGCACTTGATTTTCGTAGGTTAAATTACCAACTTCATCTAAAAAAAGTGTGCCACCATTTGCAGATTCAAAATGACCTATTTTATCATCATTTGCGCCCGTAAAAGAACCTTTTTTATGACCAAAAAATTCGCTAGATGCTATTTCTCTAGGTATTGCACCACAATCAACAGCAATAAATGGTTTATTACTTCTAGGACTTTTTAAATGAATTGTTTTTGCAACCACTTCTTTTCCTGTTCCGCTTTCACCAGTTATAAGCACAGACATATTAATAGGTGCAACTAAACAAATATATTCGTCTAAGACTTTTGAAGAATTACTAATTCCCTTTACAAAATCTATTTTCGATTTACTTTTTTCCTGTTTTTTATGTTGATTTTCTGTGTGATTCGTTTTCTCCTCTAAAACATTGCTAATCACTTCTAAAACCTCACTTGGATTAAAAGGTTTAGAAATATAATCAAAAGCGCCTTGCTTCATAGCTTCAACAGCTGTAGAAACCTCAGCATAACTAGTCATTAAAACTACAGGAACTGCATTATTGCTAAGTTTTATTTGTTTTAAAAGTGTAATTCCGTCACCATCAGGCAGTCTTAAATCTGTAAAGACTAAATCGTAATGTTTATTTTCTAATTGCTGTAAGGCGTTTTTTATATTATAACTTACATCAACAACATATTTGTGACGTTTTAAAAACTGCTTTAACATTTCTGAAAATGATACATCATCTTCTACTAATAAAATCCCTTTCATAATGCTTATACATTTCTTACAAAAGTATTAAGATATATTGATTGATATAAAAAAAAGACATTTTAATTAAAAAATGTCTTTCCTTTTTGAAAAATTGAGATTATAGATTTGTACATCTAAAAATTACTCTACTTTTTCGGCATTCACATCTTCTTCTTTTAACCATTTTCCTTCTTTATCTGCATAAACAACACTTTCTGTGTCATTAACAGTAAATTCAATTTTATATTGCTCGCTACCATTTACATAAGCCTTTGTAATCGCAGCTGTTTCATACTTTTCTAAAAATGCTTTAGCAACTGCTTCTGGTAATTCTTTTACAGCAATTTCTTTAAATTCTTCATTCATTACCACTACAATAACTTCCTTAGGATTGTTGTTAGTGTTGTTGTTTGCAAAAGCAGAGATTGAAACTGAACTTGTTAAAATAGTTACTGCTACTGTTAAAATTAATTTTTTCATGATTTAAGTTTTTAATATTAATAATTGTTTTACGATTAGGTATATAGAAATAAACATACCGCAAAACACTTATTTCAAAAAAAAAGAACTAAAACCTTAGTTATCAGAAGTTAAAATAATTTTAAGTTTTATGTTACTTATTTAAGTTGTGTAAAATATGTGTAATTAAAAGTAACATTGTGTAAATTTTACTCAAAAAAGATTGATAATTCTACTAACGATTAATAAACTTTAAAAAAGTATCAAGATAAAAAACCTCATTATTTTAGTATAATAATCTGTTTAAATCTTTTCCAAAAAAAAGAAATATTTATTTAAGAGCAATAAAAGACATAAATGGGGTAAAAAATCATTTGTGTTTTTTAATCAAAAAAACTACATTTACCATGAATGGTAGAACAAATTACAAAAGGGATTAAAATTTCTGTAAAAACAAAATACAATGGTATAAAATACCTTAACCATAGGTTGTTTTACGCTTTTTCTTATTTTATCACTATCGAAAATAAATCTTCAGAAACTGTACAATTAACCACTCGTTTTTGGGAAATTATAGATTCACTTAACGACACAGAAATTGTAGAAGGCGAAGGAGTCGTTGGGCAAACACCTATTTTACAGCCTAATGACAATTACACATATAGTTCTGGGTGTTATTTAGAATCATCAATCGGTGCAATGAAAGGATATTATATTATGAAAGATTGCAACACTTTAGAAGAATTTAAAGTATTTATACCAACTTTTCAATTAACAAATCCTGTATTATCAAACTAAGAAAACAAAAAAATAAAGTAGCTAAGATTAAAGATCCAGCATGTTTAAATTGTGGATATCCTTTTAGCGGACAAGAAAAATTCTGTCCAGAATGTGGCCAGGAAAACAAAGGAAATAAAATTACCTTTGGCAGTTTTGTTTACGAAATTTTTAACGGGTTTATCTCTTTTGATGCAAAGTTTTGGCGCACAATAATTCCGCTATTAAATAATCCAGGAAAAGTTTCTAAAAATTATGTTGAAGGAAAAAGAAGTAGATATTCTAATCCATTTCGTTTTTATTTAACTGTTTCCATTTTCTTTTTTTTGATTGTTGGGCTTTCTATAAGTAAAAGCAAATTTGAAGAATTAACAAAAGAAAGTAAAGATGATATTGTTGAAGTTATGAAAGATGATTTCAATAAAGGTAAAGAAGCTCTAAGTGAAAAAGAACTCGATTCTATAAAAAAAGAGGTTTCAGATAAAATGAACAGCTCTTTTATTCCTATTCCAGAAGCTACAAAAAATCAAATTTTAAAAGAAATTGAAAAGGATGTAAAGGACACAACATCTATTAAAATTGCACCAGGAAATCGAATTTCTTTTGGCGGAACGACAAGAATAGACAAATTTATTCAATATCAAAAAGATTACCCAGATTCAAAAATAGATACTGCTTTAGATTCTTTAGGCTACGATAAAAACTTTACAAATAGATTTTTATATACAAGAGCAAAAGCTGCTAATTCTATTGTTAAAAAAGAAAATAGAGAAAAATATTTTGGTGATTTATTATCTTATGGTTCAATTTCTCTTTTTATATTCTTACCTTTTTTCACCTTATTTTTAAAGCTTTTTTACATCAGAAGAAAATTTACGTATGTAGATCATTTAATTTTTGTTTTTCATACACAAACAGTGTTTTTTATGTTGCTTACAATGTATTATCTTATTTCATTTTTTACAGATATTGATATAAGTAATGTTTGGATTTTTCTAATTCTATTTCTGATTTACCTTTTTATTGCAATGAGAAAATTCTATCAGCAAGGGTTTTTCAAAACATTTATAAAATTTATAATGCTTAATATGGTTTATATTTTTTTAGGATCTTTTGGAATTATAATTGTTGGTCTAATTTCTTTTGTGTTTTATTAATTTTATACCTTTAATTTTTTATTTTTTTCTGATGTATTACTTTTAGTTCATTAGAAAAAACCAGAAATTAAAAATTTCAACCCAATTTACACCAATTAAAATCAAAACTAAATAATGAATAACTTAAACAACAAAGTAATCTTAGTAACTGGTTCATCAAAAGGAATTGGTAAAGAAGTTGCTATTTTATTAGCTAAAAATGGCGCAAAAATTATTGTTAATCATTCTAATAGTCCAAAAGAAGCAGCTGCTACAGTTGCTAAAATTGTAGAAAATGGAGGAAAAGCAATTTCTATAAAGGCAGATGTGAGCAATAAAGATCAAGTAACACAATTGTTTGATAAATCAATAGTAGAATTTGGCAAAATTGATGTTTTAATAAATAATGCAGGCACAATGATTTCTAAAAAATTAAAAGATGCTACGCAAGAAGATTTTACAAAACAATTTGAAGTGAATGTAAGAGGTATTTTTAATACGTTACAAGAAGCAGATAGCAAATTAGCAGACAATGGAATTATCATTAATTTTTCGTCTAGCACTACAAAATTAATGTTGCCAACTTATTCAATTTATTCTGCAACAAAAGCCGCTGTAGAACAAATTACAAGAGTGTTTTCTAAAGAAATTGGTAGAGGAATTTCTGTAAATGCAATTGCACCTGGAGCAACAGAAACAGAACTTTTTATGAATGGAAAATCTCAAGAATTTATTGATAAATTAAGTTCTATGAATGCGTTTAACCGAT
Protein-coding sequences here:
- a CDS encoding SDR family oxidoreductase, whose product is MNNLNNKVILVTGSSKGIGKEVAILLAKNGAKIIVNHSNSPKEAAATVAKIVENGGKAISIKADVSNKDQVTQLFDKSIVEFGKIDVLINNAGTMISKKLKDATQEDFTKQFEVNVRGIFNTLQEADSKLADNGIIINFSSSTTKLMLPTYSIYSATKAAVEQITRVFSKEIGRGISVNAIAPGATETELFMNGKSQEFIDKLSSMNAFNRLAKPIDIAKVVLFLASDDSKWISGQVIGANGALV
- a CDS encoding sigma-54 dependent transcriptional regulator; the encoded protein is MKGILLVEDDVSFSEMLKQFLKRHKYVVDVSYNIKNALQQLENKHYDLVFTDLRLPDGDGITLLKQIKLSNNAVPVVLMTSYAEVSTAVEAMKQGAFDYISKPFNPSEVLEVISNVLEEKTNHTENQHKKQEKSKSKIDFVKGISNSSKVLDEYICLVAPINMSVLITGESGTGKEVVAKTIHLKSPRSNKPFIAVDCGAIPREIASSEFFGHKKGSFTGANDDKIGHFESANGGTLFLDEVGNLTYENQVQLLRALQERRIKPIGSSKEIEVDIRLITATNEDLLTAVEKGDFREDLYHRLNEFSIKVPNLKDRTDDLILYADFFLNKANKQLNKSVIGFSKEVLTIFQNYQWPGNLRELSNVVKRATLLTKSEIIDVDVLPSELTKVKESNILSNKFSKKENEKALIISVLKEVDNNKTQASKLLNITRKTLYNKMKEYNIN
- the apaG gene encoding Co2+/Mg2+ efflux protein ApaG, which gives rise to MVEQITKGIKISVKTKYNGIKYLNHRLFYAFSYFITIENKSSETVQLTTRFWEIIDSLNDTEIVEGEGVVGQTPILQPNDNYTYSSGCYLESSIGAMKGYYIMKDCNTLEEFKVFIPTFQLTNPVLSN